From the genome of Primulina huaijiensis isolate GDHJ02 chromosome 11, ASM1229523v2, whole genome shotgun sequence:
CTGCATGTTCGCGCATAACATGTATTTTGTAGCTGTTTTTTTAAAGGGAGTGATGACTTCTCTCTTTCTTAGCATACTCACCTGCCATGACTCAAACCAAAGCCTAATTCTTGGAAAGCAGATTATCTACCAGTGGATTAATTGGTTGGTCGCAGACAACTAGATTAGTGTTGCTGCAGTGCCACTCTAGTTAAACTTTTGTTACTCTTGGTGTGGCTTTTTTATATAATCGATTGTATGATTCCCTGCAGGTAGATGCCGCTCTTATTGCAACTGGAAGGGCTCCATTTACGCAAGGACTTGGATTGGAAAATGTTAGTCAACTGGcagaattataatttatagctCCTCGTACAATCGAAGGATACAAATCAAAAGGAttcgtaaaaatatttatttttgtgcaGATTAATGTCCAAACGCAACGTGGATTTGTCCCTGTTGATGAGCGCATGAGAGTGATCAATGCAGATGGAAAATTGGTAGGTCCTACACACAGATGCCAGTTTCAAGATTTCTGAATAGGCTGACTCAAAGTTTTGATTAATAGGTTCCTCATTTGTTTTGCATTGGTGATGCCAATGGTAAAATGATGCTTGCCCATGCAGCAAGTGCACAAGGAATCTCCGGTAATGAACTTCATCTAATCTCTAAATATTCGATATTCCCATTCACAATCAATAACTGCTTATTTTATCTTGTTGCATTATTAGTTGACCTGCATCATTTTTCTCAGTTGTTGAGCAACTTTCTGGGAATGACCATGTGCTGAATCATTTAAGCATTCCCGCGGCGTGTTTTACCCATCCTGAAATCAGTATGGTTGGATTAACAGAGGTATCTTCTCCCACCTCGAGTTTGCTCTTATTTTTGACTCTCTACTCCTTTCCTTCGTTTGATTTCACTAGCATTTTCCATTTCCTCTTCCCAGTTCCCTCATATCTTACATCATATGGAACCTGTCTATAAGCTTCCCAACTATTTCAGTTAGTAGTTCCATTTGCAATATTACATCACTGAATTTCTTGCTATTCTGAATTTAGCAGTGGAATAACAACTGATTTTCCAATTGAAATCTTGGCAGAAAAAATTCCCCATTAACTAGGATTGCATGATAAGGTTAAGATGTAGatattgatgatttttattGTTCATTGATTCGATAGATTTGTTGAATGATTCCAGTTACAGTATCTTTTTGTCAGTTAAGAACTAAGAGGCTTATCGCCATTATTGCTTATGATATTGGTGAATTAGCAACCAAATGGATATTGGATATGAGATTGTATCATATCCTTCGGCAGATAAAAAGATAGTCTTATatagtaatataatataattggaAATGGAAATAAAGTTTGCTTCTGGTGCTTCAGGTCTTGTTACGATTTAGTTCTGCTTCTCAAGTAACTTCAATTTTTGTAGCCTCAAGCAAGAGAAAAAGCCGAGAAGGAAGGATTTGAAGTAAGCGTTGCCAAAACAAgtttcaaagcaaacacaaaaGCCCTTGCTGAAAATGAAGGCGAAGGACTGGCCAAGGTGATGCAAATTAATTTAGTTGAAATTATCCATTCGATTGTGAggttaaaatatatcattctaCGGTCAACCATTAAAGTGCCTTTAGCTATTATTTCTTTAGTAATCGAATGGCGATTCTAATCACTGAGGAAGGGGCCTCGTGctattcatatttttatcagAACACTCTTTAATAGTTGACTGTAGAAAGATATATTTTAACCTCACCCCAATAAAAACTACAGGAAGAGAGAAATTTTTGCAAACGCTTTGTCAAGCCTCTTTACAATTTGTCTCCCATCTATATTTCTGCCCTGGCAATAAATTCTAGATCTCTCACTGTACTTTTGAGACTTTCAATTTTAACACCTACTGAATATCTTGTGCAGTTGATATATAGACCTGACAATGGTGAGATCCTTGGTGTTCATATTTTTGGATTGCATGCAGCGGATCTCATACATGAAGCATCCAATGCTATAGCCCTGGGAACTCGTATACAGGTACCATCGGCTCCAAAACTCTGGTTGGGAAcaaatattttgagttttttccTGGTCTAGCAAAAATACACCTTGAATGATATGTGAAAATAATATACTTGTTTATGACTTTTTTCATCTTCAAATCACGGTATCCATGTTTTGGTTCTGTAGAAAAAGATTAATTTTTGATGAAAGTAAGCAAAACTTGTACACGCAGAAATTTGTTGGTTTTAAATAGGCATTTCTTGAATACCTTGATGTTAGCGATGAACTCAACAATCAAAATAAAAGATGACACACAAGAGAACCTGGCTTTATGATACTGTTGTTTTTGGAACAACAGTGACAATGAACTAAATTAAAGTAGGACTTTTCTTTCATCTGTAAAAATAGCAGGAATGAGTGTATCTTCAATTTCACttttagataattatttatgtCGCAATTCTTGCACTGTGCAGGACATAAAATTTGCTGTGCACGCGCATCCAACCTTATCCGAAGTTCTAGATGAGCTCTTCAAATCAGCGAAGGTAATCTTATGGTTCTAAATTATAAGAAGCACCACTAACAGTTAGTGAATTCAGTTGTCATCTTGACGCGCTCATGAGTTTTATGGCACAAAAGGTGGCTGGCTCATCACATTGACTTAATCTAGATGTCGCCTGTGACCACATATATGATGCTTGTAGATGTATCTGTCTGTTGTTCAAAAATCTAAAAAGGGACTGTAAGATCTATCTAGAATCCCTCCTCAGATCAtgaattggacatttaaaacaAGCTTAATGCTAAAAAATAATAACCACTGGTAACAATGATGCATTTTTGCTTTGCAGTCATACATGATCCTATCTGCAAAAGTAACAAACTTTCTTGCATGTTATTTCTACTTCAGGTTAAAATAGGTGCTCCCGGTCAGGTGGTTGAGCCAGTTCCAGTCTAAGCTTCCTGTATAATTTTAACTGACCGGAGAACGTGATTGGGCTCGATTTAAAAGCTGCACATTTTTCAGAGGAAGTGCTGGATGGACTCTTATGCATGGTACTTGCGATGGCTTCTCATTTACTGATATTTATTATCCGCTCAAGTTTATCACGAAAACTTCTTCACATTTTTGCTACCGTAGGAACTCTATTTCTTCAAATGATATAGCCTTCATTTCTTTTGGGTGGAAAGTATGCGTCGATTTTCGATTTGCAAGATGCACAAAAGGGACGTAGACATCGTTGCCTAGTTTCACAAATATTACTGGCTGCTGATATTGATGAGTTAAATTTTGACGAAATTGAAATAATCAATTGAatctattttaatttaaaagtttctCTGATAAAAACTCATCTGCTCAAAATCTATGATGATATTCCAAAATTATCCTTGATTAATTTGCTTGAAATTACaatttttacaacaaaaataatatcataataaaaaACGTAggcatatatttaaataattaacacatttaattatgaaaaatgataatttttcaatgaatttatattattaatattagaatcacaaaaatatatcatttccGACGTaactttttttacaaaaatattaaatacccCATCGTTACCATCGCAATTCGCAGGCAATTTCTGGCCGTTTTTTACATATCACAAATTAATTCAAGTTACATACTTAAATGAGATGACCTGAAAACAATCAGCCCAACAGAACAGAGAAAACAGCAAATGGGAAAATCAAAATCTGAATTTCAATTAAGAGTATTTTGAGATTAGAAAttaaaagtttgattttttttaaataaaaaaaaataaaaaatagctTGCAACTCACGCGCCATTGATTCAAATCTCCCTGAGGGGagtgaaaaagtaaaaacaaaATGAGATGAAGAAATATTAGAAGAAAAAGACTACAATAACGCACCATTAAAAGGCAAGGAATGCCCATTACAGTTACTTTGCTCAAAGACGATGCAGAAGAAACTCTGCATATCGACGCTAGAAAGCCCACAAAGAGAGATAAATTACGACAATAATCCTCCTACTACATCAAACACCTCCTAAATCACTTTTTCGACGACCCGAAGCCTCCAAATCCCATCATAGCTGCGATATCAGGGTCTATCTCGGGTTCCTCCTCTGCCGTTTTCTCTTTCTGAATAAGGGATTTGGGTAAACAATTAGAGATCGTATACGGTAGACTGTTTGAGAAATTATACCGGAAGTACTAAAAATAGAGCAAGCACTGAcctttttctctttctttttctcttttttttggcGCTTCCTTTCCTCCTCTTCTTGCTGTTGTTTCAGGATTCTCTcatcaaaatctaaaatgaaaATAGCCAGGGTGTAGTATAAGTAAGTCGCTCGTCATCAGAGGCTAACAATATAGATTAAAAGTTAGACACAACTTGTAGTTGTTCAACATTGATGGGATAAAATCTCTAAGAATTGTATATATGGATTTGAAAATTCTCATcattgagctagtttttggaTTAGTTAGATTTAAGTTTCAattttaacatgatatcagaatCCAAGTTCCACCGTTACATGTTGGGCTGAACATAGTTGAGCCACTTGTAAACTTTATGTTCCAGTGCTGTCTCACATCGATTCGATAAAATCTCTGGGAATAACatatatggatttggacaaTCATCATCTTTGACCTAGTTTTTGGGATTTAGTTAGGTTCAAATCTCAAACTTAACACAAGGAACACAAGCATGATCGACGTCAACTGTGAGACAAGATGATAATGGCCTACAGATCCTCATATTTGGCTATGATCGTCATCATGCTTTTATACCCAGGTAACCCAGCAGGAACCCATAATTCTTGTGATGGAATATTAGATAATGGTTGCCTGACGGCCCTGACctttcaccaaaatttcagccATAGCACGGATATATTGACATATTTTACCTAAATATTCGTCACCAACAAGAAGATACCAAACCTTAAGAGCACAGCATAAGTGcgcaaaaattttaattatccaAATGGAAATATAGATTCTAAATCTGGGACATATTATACTAATTTAACCATCTCATTCTAAGTCTTACCCTGTTCTGAAAACCCTTCAGTATCTTTCCGCTTTTTGAGAACTTCAAACCGCTGCTGGACCTGTTCACCAAGGAATATTAAAAGTTAAAACCATATACAGTTGCACAACAAATATAGTTCTGTGGTCAGAGATAGGCAATTATCATGTGATATGTTCAAAATTTCCATCTCGGGCATGGAATAGACACTATATGCTGGCAACTAGCTCATTTATGAAGCAAGGGAAAAAAGATTTTCAAGATACTTGTGTGTTGAAGTTCTGCAGAATGCAGGGATCAAAACATGAACACTTGTTTTAACCATCAGTGCTAGAAAAGGTCCTTTGTTTCAACAAATTACTGCACGCCTTTTAGTCCATCATTATGCATGTCGATTGATGATCAAAATACAATCATGCCATAAAAATGAGGATAAAAGTATCATACATAAAAGCAACAACAAAAGGACAATTATTTAAATCCTCGACCACGATAAATCATTCACTCTTTATAACCCCAAAAATTATTGCATGAACTATTCGTAGAACTATTACAGTTCTTTATACATACATAATCATGAATATAACAGCTCAAAGGTGAGGTCGAGGGATGAGGTAACATGGGTAACATAAATAGTTCTACGGAAGGGGTTTGATCCTCCCCTCCAGAAACAAAAAGAGTCGAGAAACAACCTAAGACCCTCCCTATTCAAACCATAGTCTTGATGCCTTGACTGTTCTAAAAATGCCCATATGAACCAACCAACAAACAAAAACAAGTGTTATTTGTCTCAGAATGCACAGACAATCATAATGCAGTATCTACACCATTTTGTCAACGAAAGTATAGTAAGTTGGTACATGAAAAATGGGGTACAAGTTACATGGTCTGGATCATCACTCATAAATTTGCTCAATCTGACACCATGTAGGCTAAAAGCAACGTGCAGAACACCTTAATCAGTAATGAATAAcctaaaaaaatcatcaatagaTAAAAAAACATTCAAGGCCTACCTGCTCTAAAGTTGCCCTTTCAGCCCGCATAGACATACCCAATGCTCGTTGATCTACGAAAAAGAATACAAAAACATGCCAGTGATTGTAAATCACATCAGATAAAGAATAAacaaacaaatcttatattgtAAATTATAAGAAGACATACGCTTCTTTCCATTTATATGATCCAAGTAGTTTGCAGAATCTTTTACTACACACTCACAAACTGAGCAAAAGTATCCCGCCtgaaataaaaatgattaatttatatggtaaaaagaaaaaaaaactgaattaCACAGAAACTGTGTACACCATAATTTCTTCACACTTGTCAGAAGATTAACCAACAAGCTGGGACAATCAAATTAACAAATACAAAGTAGATTGCAAAAAGTAATATTTCCTtgacataaacatttaaaagaacataaattaaaaatattcgcAATTACCAATTTCATTGGAGATTTTGCCCCAACTTCGTTATGGCTACACAAAAATTCCCAATTATCTATTTTATTGGAGATTTTGCCCCAACTTCGTTATGCCTTGTGTAGCCGATGCAGATAAATGAATACAAAAAGAAATAACTATTTAGCCTGCAAAAGAATTAACCCATTcaacaataaaaattgaatatgaAAAGATGGTAGCACCCCCACCCAAAACAAATTGTCATGGGAAATGCTTTTTATTCTCTGAAGATGAATCATTCATGAATCACGTGATTTAAAACATTAAgttgttaaaaatatatataggatCCTAATCCCATGGGAATCCATTCAGTAAAATTCAAGTCGTGTCCCAACACAATCTAAAGAGCTAGAGTCCTTTCTCAGTAGATATAAGAAAGAAATACTCATTCACTATTCAGTTTAAGTTGCACCACTTTCACATGAATTAGGGATAATCTGAATGACTTTTACCACTGAAGACAATACTAACAACACAAGCGCAATAAGAAAATTATCAATAGCTACCTGCTGACTTAGAGGTGCAATGGGCGTCACAACCtgcaaaaacaataaataacaccgtgcatcaaaatatatatctaaTTGTGCATGCTAAAATACTGCGCTATTTGCCAATGAAAACAACGGAAaaccacaaaaaaaataaaggagAGAGCAGACTTCATACATAGGgaaaatgaaaatcaaactcCATCAAactaaactttcaaatttttacAAATGCATGGGTATTCTATTATTCTCCATTAAGACAACATTAATCATAAATGCAGAAAGAAGAATAATAACATTATAATATCAGTAGAATTATGAAAGAGTAGAGAAAAATGTGAGCTTTCTACACCTGTTACAGTCAAACGCACTTGAATCCTGACATTGCCCATTCTTTTATGTCATTTCAAACGTATGAACTCCAAGGTGACATGAGATTACAATGAAGAACAAAAGTAACACATGAAATGACAGAGTTATCATTTTATGAAAGGAAACAGTTGTTTGTTTATTTGTCGGAATCGATCGTACATCATCGCTATGGATCTGTTAATAGGGTTCTATATGATGTATTTATCCAAACACAAAAATTTGCTCCAGGCATGCCAATACTGTGACAGGCAAACATTAAGAAACAGGAATTTTAGGTACCCAAAAGAACTCTCCATCGATGTTTTGCTACCGGAGATATGATGAACAGTAGTGTCACTGACTCCAGGAATCAATATCTACCAATCTCCCATCCAAAAGTTTCAACATTGACACCCCACTTATTAGTTACGCATGAGAGAAACAAATGAAAATTGATCGTGACGTTAGGAAGAGCGAGAAGTTCAAAATACAGAAGTAAACGCTAACCTGGGTCTTTCCGAGGCGTGATTCGAGGTCCACTTCATAATCTCTGTGCTTCAAAGGTTTCCGCTGGACTATGGAACCCCGTGCTGATCAATCCAAAATGCCGAGCTTTAGCACAACAGACTAACCCAGCATATAAACCCAGTTTTTTTATCCACACAACTAAGCATAAAAAACATCCAAATAACTACCAAAACCAAACTCTTACATTTTGACTTTGCCTTGCCCTGAGCCTCCTGCACGGAAGAACATGAATAAGCACATCACCATAATTAAGTGGTGGGTAAAACAAGAAGCATATTAAAAAAGCGTAAAATCAATTAAGGTTGTGTCAAGTAACACCGAAACCTTATCTTCACGCTCGCGAGCTCGTTGTAGATACTCCTCTCTAtcgaatttttttctaaaagtgTTGTCAACACCAGCAGCCTACAAGTAAAGTACCAACCCGTCAGCTCAAAACATTGCATGAATTAATAATTCAAGCGTATTTGATGAACATAGGTATACAAGAGCGCCGGACTCACAACGTTGCCGGATTGAGCCATTATGCAGTTTAAAACTTGTATTTACACTGAATTCCCAGTAGATTGAAATCAAATGGAGCTATGAACAGAATCGAATTAGGTCGGGGAAGAGTCATGAGAGAGACTAGTTTATGAATTGAGAAATCATATGGAGCATAATAATActtttggggggggggggggggggggggggagNATTTAGGAAAAAGGGTGCTAACGTTTTTTCTTTTGGGGACGATATGGTAAATTAGGGAAATTTAGGAAAAAGGGATTACATTGTggcttatttaaaaaataagatcCATAAgtcaatttacataaatatcTCTATGTTTTAAGTGTAAATAAACCGTTAAATTTGATTAAATCCCCTTAACATTGCattcattttccttttattcAGTCGACTCCAAACTTAAATCTCTCCTTCTCGAAGCAAATCGTTTTCCTTCCCTTCCCTCGACGCAGATGATTTTTATTCCAGGAAATTCCCTTCCTCGACGCAGGTCGATTTTTATTCCCGGAAATTCTCAACGCAAACTCAATCGAAGAAATGACTAACCAAAATCTAGTAATGTTCGcgtttatttcgatttattgctTCTGCGTGCGTGGTTTGTGTTCGTGTTGAAGAAGAAAGGGTCGACCTACACTTGGGTCGACACAAGCTTGGTCGACCCAATTtcttttggtcgaccaaagaaCATACGCTTGGGTCGACTTAACTCAAGCTTCGGTCGACCCACCCAAATTTTCCATTTATTTTTCTAATGTATTAATTTGTATTTGTAACAGGTTAGATTTTATTTATTAGAGTATTGTTTAATAACAGGTCTCGATTGCGCTATAGAGCCCGAAGATCTACCAGATGGAGGTGTCTTTGGCACCAGACACTTTGACGGTAAGTTTGAGATTGTTTTGAGTGATTTAGAGGCAAATATCAGTGTCCAAGTGCAGAATGAGAATGGTTAGATGTGGAGAAGTTAAAGATAGCTAGTCTTTACTTCTGTTGTGTCGTCTTCGTTGAGGGGACTAGAAGAAAGACGATGAAGATCGATCCTAAATACTTGAGGCTTGTAGATGATTTGGATATGTTTAACACTTATCCCTGGGGTAGAGTAGCCTATCGTGATGCGGTCCGATTTTTGAAGAAGGACCTTTTAGGGTGATATACTTACCTCACCGAGGCACATGATCGGAAAGAAGTTGATGGCAGCTTCCTTGTCGGTGGTTTTGTGCTGCCTCTACaggtatattattttttgaatgttaaagtggatttgttatatttatttctactaataacattgtttgaaatttatgttacaGATCCTCGCTTATGAATAGTATCCGAACGTGGCACAAAAGTTTGCAAAGAGAAGAGATTCAGTGGGTGACTAACACGTGGCCCTCAAACCGTGCCCCATCTGTTGTTGATGTCAGTGCAGCCTTTGGTGACTGTGCTGTAAATGTAAGTAATAtgaattgatttgatataataacCGTggacataaatttttaattaatgtgatatgttattaattaaatgtaGGATTGTCTCGGATGTTTGACTCCTACTCCTGAGGAGCTCGTTTCATCGTATTATACGACCGAGGTTTTTGTTGATTCTGAGCCCGATGCGGTCATCACTCGGGTACTCGAGCTGTGGAGGCAGGGTCAAACAGTCATATGTAGCGAGCACCCTCTGGAGTCTCCCTCAGTCCAGCACAAACCTTTATCTCCGGATGGTTCTAGCACCCCTTTTGCACATTCATCTCCGGATGGTTCCAGCACCTGTTCTGCTGATGCCACTAGATCCAGCTCCAGCACCAGATCTCCCATACGTACGGGTCCTAGAGTCCACTTTGGACTCAATCCTTCCCGCCGTCCATCACCCTTGGAGCATCGTTTCGAGAGACGATTACTGCATTGGAGGATTCCGTTGCAACTGCATCTGTAACTCTGTGTATAGGGGCATAGAGAATATATAGATGTTATCAAAATGTAGACGTAAACATTAACATCGAGTTAGTATGTATGTAAATTTGTTATCAAAACGtagaatttttattatgttattttcatccattttgaattaaaaaaaaaggattcagtaaataattattaaaattgaaattgagATAATGAAGATAGTGGATATGAGCTTTTGGGAGTGATTTATGATGGAGAATAATATGCTTGAGTCAATGAAATAATTTGTGGAAAAAGATGAATACTTATAGATGagatattgttttttattaacACAGTCATTAACTAACCGTTGATAACAAATTTACATACATATTAACTCGATGTTAATGTTTACGTCTACATCTATAAGTTTTCCATGCCCCTATACACAGAGTTACGGATGCAGTTGCAATTACAGCAACTAAGACCCAAAATGTAAAGGGGGtcgaggtggaggtggaggtggaggtgggaGATGGGGCAGAAGCCATGTCTAGCATGGATGACTGGAAAACACAAGATCAATCACCTGCGTTTTAAACATCTAAATTCCACATTTTaacaaattattaataaaataataataataataataataatacactTACTTGGATCTATTCT
Proteins encoded in this window:
- the LOC140987150 gene encoding uncharacterized protein isoform X1, translating into MAQSGNVAAGVDNTFRKKFDREEYLQRAREREDKEAQGKAKSKSRGSIVQRKPLKHRDYEVDLESRLGKTQVVTPIAPLSQQAGYFCSVCECVVKDSANYLDHINGKKHQRALGMSMRAERATLEQVQQRFEVLKKRKDTEGFSEQDFDERILKQQQEEEERKRQKKEKKKEKKKEKTAEEEPEIDPDIAAMMGFGGFGSSKK
- the LOC140987150 gene encoding uncharacterized protein isoform X2; this encodes MAQSGNVAAGVDNTFRKKFDREEYLQRAREREDKEAQGKAKSKSRGSIVQRKPLKHRDYEVDLESRLGKTQVVTPIAPLSQQAGYFCSVCECVVKDSANYLDHINGKKHQRALGMSMRAERATLEQVQQRFEVLKKRKDTEGFSEQDFDERILKQQQEEEERKRQKKEKKKEKKVKEEPEIDPDIAAMMGFGGFGSSKK